The genomic stretch ATGATGGTGAAGGGGTGCTTGAAGGACTCGAACTGGCTGGCGAGCACCATGTAGATGAAGACGAAGGCCAGGAGGAACGCCGAGCCGAAGGCGTCGTTCTGCTCGGTGAGCATCTTCATCTGCCCGTCGTAGATGAGCGAGTAGCCCGCGGGCAGCGGCTGCGCCTCCACCTTCTCCCGGAACTTCGCCGCCACGTCGCCCAGGGCCGCGTCCTTGAGCTGGGCATAGACGGCGATCTGCTTCTGGCGGTTCTCGTGCTCGATGACGCTCGGACCGTCGCGCAACTCCACCTTCGCCACGTCCGACACCGGCACCATGCCCCGGGGCGTGGCGAGCTGGAGCTGGCGCACGCGCTCGGGCGTGTCGCGGTCGCGCGCGGACAGGCGCACGCGGATGTCCGTCTCGTCCACGCCCTCGCGCAGCTTGGCCGACACGTCACCGCCAATGGCCAGGCGCATCTGCATGGCCAGCGCCGAGGCGCTCAACCCCAGATCCTTGGCGCGCGCCCGGTCGATCTCGATCGCCAGCTCGGGCTTGGGCGGGTTGAAGTCCACGCGGATGTCCACCGTGCCGGGAATGTCGTGCAGCATCCCCGCGATGCGATCGGCCTCCACCTTGAGCTGAGACAGATCCGGGCCGGTGACGCGCACGATGATGGGATAGAAGTCACCGCCGAGCCCATCGATGATGGGGGGATCCATCATCAGGACGCGGGTGGCGACCAGCTCGGGATCGAGCCGGGACCGCGCGTCCTCCTTGATGGCCTGGATGCCCCGGGTGCGCGCGTGCTTCTCCGTGGTGAGCACCCGGATGCGCGCCTTGTTGACGTCGCCGTTCTCTCCCACGATGGAGTAGATGTCCGTGACCTCGGGGATCTCACGCAGCAGCTTCTCCGCCTGCTCCACGCGCTTGCCCGTCTGCTCCAGGTTGGAGGAGTCCGGCAGGATGAGCTGGACGAAGAACTGCGAGCGGTCCTCCGGGCTCATGAACTCGAGGCCCAGACCGCGCGCGGCTCCGAAGGACAGCAGCATCGCCCCCAGGGTGATGCCCATGGTGGCCCACTTGTGGTCCAGCACCCAGCGGAGGATGCGCGAGTAGACGCGCTCGCTGCCGTCCAGGAAGCCGCGGATGGAGCGCGCCAGGGCGTTCTCCTGGTGGTGCTCGCCCGCCTGGCGCTGCTTGGCCAGACGCGCGGACAACATCGGATCCAACGTGAAGGAGATGAAGAGCGAGATGAGCACCGCCACCGAGATGGTGATGCCGAACTGCTGGAGGAACTGGCCCACCATGCCGGGCATGAAGGCCACCGGGACGAACACCGCCACCAGCGCGAGCGTGGTCGCGAGCACCGCGAGACCCACGTCCTTGGTGCCGTTGGACGCGGCGGACACCGGATCCTCCCCTTGCTCCAACCGGTGGGTGATGGCCTCGCGCACCACCACCGCGTCGTCGATGAGCAGACCGATGGCGAGCGAGAGCGCCAGCAGCGTCATCTGGTTGAGCGAGTAGTTGAGCAGGTACATCACGAAGAACGTGCCGATGACCGAGGTGGGCAGCGCCAGCGACGAGATGAAGGTGCCGCGCGGATCCAACAGGAACATCAGGATGATGAGCACCGCCATCGCGCCACCGAAGACGAGGGCGATCCACACCTCGTGGGCGTTCTCGCGGATGGGCACCGACTGGTCGATGAGCAGCGTGGCCTGGAACTCGTGGCCCAGCGTGGGGACGAGCTTCGTCATCGCCGCCTTCACCGCGTCACTCACCGCCACGGTGTTGGAGCCCGGCTGCTTGACGATCTCCAGGATGACCGCGTCCTGACCATTGAGGCGCGTGGTGGTGCGCCGCTCCTCGGCCCCGTCGGTGACGGTGGCGATCTCCTCCAGCCGCACCTGCGCGCCCGTGCGGCCCTGGGCCACCGGCAACTGCCGCAGCTCCTCCACGCTCTTGAACTGTCCGAGCGAGCGCACCGTCAGCTCCGTGGAGCCGAGCTGCAACCGGCCCGCGGGCAGGTCCAGGTTCTCCGAGCCGATGCGCTGGCCCACCTCCATGGGGGACACGCCCACCGCGCGCGCCTTGTCCAGGTCGATGTCCACCTGGATCTCCCGCACGTCACCGCCGTTGATGCGCACGTCGGCCACGCCCTCGAGCTGCGCGAGCGCCGGCTTGAGCTGGTCCTCGATGAGCTTGCGCACCGTGCGCGAGTCGGCCTGCGCGCTCGCCGCGTAGGTGAGCACCGCCACCGCCGACAGGTCCACGCGGCCAATCACCGGCGCGTCCGCGTCGGCCGGCAGCCGGTTGGACACGCCCGACACCTTGTCGCGCACCTCCTGCACCGCCCGGTCCAGGTTGGTGGACAGCTTGAACTGCACCACCACCGTGCCCACGTTCTCGCGGCTGAAGGAGTGGATCTTGTCCACGCCGTTGATGCCCGCGACGGCATCCTCGATGGGCTTGATGACCTGGGTCTCGATCTCCCCGGGGCCCGCGCCCTTGTAGATGGTGTTGACGACCACCACCGGAATGGACACGTCCGGGAAGAGATCGGTCCCCAGCCGGGTAAAGCCCATCACCCCGAGGACGATGAGGCAGAGGGACATCATGGCCGTGAAGACCGGCCGGCGAATGGAGACGTCGCTGAGGAGCATGGGGGACGCTCGAAGAGGCGTGCGGCGGGAGGACTACTTCACGGAGACGCGCGTCCCCTCGGTGAGGGAAGGCGTGAGGTATTCGACGACCTTGTCCAGCGGCGCGGCGGCCTTCACCACCACCTCGCGCACTCCGCGCTCGAGCACCTGGACGTCCACGCGGCGCACCTCGCCCGAGGGCGCCACCACGAACACATGGTCCCCCCCGGAGGAGGACAGCGCGCTCGTCGGCAGGGCGTGGGCCTCCTCCGCCTCACCCAGCGGCAGCACGACGCGCGCCAGGGTGTTGGCCACGAAGCGGCCGTCCTTGTTGGGCACGAGGATGTCCACCGGAATGCGGCGCGTGGCCGGGTCCGCGGAGGGGATGACGGTGCGGATGACGGCCTCGTCCGTGAAGGTGCTGCCGCCGATGACCTCCACGCGCACGCGGGTGCCCGGCTTGAGGCGGGCGCGGGTGGACTCGGCCACCGTCGTCTTGAGCAGCAGCGTGCTCACGTTCTCCAGGGAGAAGAGCGCCACGCCCGGACCCACGATGGCGCCCACCTGCTCGGGCGCGTCGGTGACGGTGCCGGGGAAGGGCGCCTTGAGGTCATGCTTGCGGCGGCCCGCCTGCGCCTGGGCGAGCTGCGCACGGGCCGCGAGCAGTTGCGCCTCGGCCTGACGCGCCTGGGTGCTGGAGGTGCGGTTCTGCAGGTCGCTCACGTTGCCCTGCTGCTGCAGCTTCGCGTTGCGCTCGGCCACGTCCGCGGCCATCGCGGCGCTCACCTCGGCGGCGGCCACCGAGGCCTGGGCCTGGGCGAGCTGGGCGTCGGCGATCTCCGGATTGAGCTGGCCGAGCATCTGGCCCTCCTGCACCGTCTGACCCTTCTTCACCCGCACCTTCTCCAGCCGGCCTCCGACCTCGAAGCCCACCTGCAACGACTGGGAGGGGAAGAGCGTGCCCGTCACCTCCTCACGGGGGGTGCTGCGCACGGCGCGCGGCGCGGCGAGCGTCACCGACTGCACGCCCGGCGTGGCGGCCGGAGTCGCGGGAGTCGGGGCCGCGTCCGCGCGGCAACCCGAGAGGGACAACGAAGCGGCGGCCATGCCCACGGCGGCGAGCCCGGCGACGAGCGGCGTCCTGATGAGTTTCACGATCCTGACCTCGGGGTACTGCGAGTGCGGGAAAGCGCGCGGGACGGGGCCCGGCGCGAAGAAGTCGAAGTCTTCGGTGGCGACTCGCGCGACGGCTCCACCGGGGCGGCCACGTCACACCGGGGCACGCAGCCCTCGCGGATGAGCAGGTGGATGGAGTTGGCCCAGGCGGCCAGGTCCGGCTTCTCCTGCATCTGGCTCATGCGCTGCGCCAGCAACACGTAGGTGCCGACGATGAGCGAGCCGATGACCTCGGAGGGCACGTCCGTGCGCAGCGCGCGGCCGGACTGCAAGCGCCGGAACTCCTGGGCCACCCGCGACACCTCGCGGTCCACGAAGCCCCACACCAAGGACTCGAAGTCCGTGCCCTGGCAGCCGCGCATGAGCACCTGCATCACGTCGCGGTAGGACCACATCAGCTCGAGCGTGCGCAGGTCCCCCTCGGCGCTCATCGCCAACAGGCGCTCGTAGCGCTCGGAGCGCTCGGACACGTCGCTCGCCTCCACCGCGCCCTGCTCGGCGAAGAACCGCTCCGTCTCCTCGCGCCGCTGGTCGATGAGGCCCTGCAGCGCGGACATGAACTCGCCGAGCACCTCCCCGAAGAGGGCCTCCTTGGACGTGGCGTGCAGATAGAAGGCGCCCTTCGAGAGTCCGCACGCGGCGGTGATGTCCTCGATGCGCGCGCCCTTCAGCCCCTTCTTCATGAACTCCACCCGGGCGGCGGCGATCAGTGCTGCTCGGGCGTGCGGATCCGCGGGACGGGCCATGGTGGCCGCATTCCTAACCCGCCGGTCAGAAACGGCCAAGAGGGGTTCCTGAACCTCGGGTCAAGAATACATCAAATCAGCTTATGATATCCATCAGCCAATCTGGGGTATGATTCCCCGGACTCCGGGTATGTCTGTCTATGAGGACTGACCGGGGCCGAGCCGCGCGAGGGCCTTGCACAGCGGGCACGCGGCCACGGGATGGCCGCCCTCGCGGCGATGCAGGTCCAACACCGCGCGTGACACCTCGGCGAGTTCCCGGCGCACCTCGCGCCGCGCCCCCTTCACCCGGGCGATGGAGAGGTTGTCGTAGGCCGTCGTCTGGTGGCGCATCCACGCGATGACGGCCGCCTCGGCGCGCCGCTCGATGGGGATGCGCTCGGTGCGCGCCACGGTGCCGCTGCCCACGGGCGTGGCATGCGCGGACACCGCCACCGCCAGCAGCTTCGCCTGGGGCATGAAGGAGGGCGCGAAGGCGAGGAAGCGCAGCACCGCGTTGGCGAAGTCCACCTCGTACTCGGCCTGCTCGCGCTCACGGCGGCGCACGTCGGCCTCGCGGCGGCGGGCATAGGCGGGGGTGGCGCGCTCGGCCTCCAGGGCCGCCTGCGCGGCGGTGATGTGGGCCTCGGGTGCCCAGACACCACGGGAGAAAATCTTGCGGCCCTTCTTCTCCACCACCGTCCAGCTCGGGCCGGCGGCCTTCACCCGGCGCGTGAGGCCCGCGTCGCCAGGGGGCAGCAGGGCCCAACCAGCGGGCACGGTGAGGACGGAGCCATCGGCCGCGCGCACGCGGCGCGGGTCGCTCGTGGGGGACACGGTCAGGGAGTCGCTCATGGGGAGGGCGCGCCTCTTAGCCCACCCGCCCCCCGGGCGAAAAGAGCCCCCACGTCAACCCCCTCGTCCTCGTGGTACATGAGGCGGATCGCGCACACATCCGGTCGCCGCGCCGGGAGGAGTTTCATTCATGGGCAGCGCTGGCATGTCCATCCTCAGGCTCACCTTCCTCGGCACCTCGGCCGCCCAGCCGACGTTGCACCGCAACCTCTCCGGACTCGCGGTGAAGGCCAACACGGATCTGCTCCTCTTCGACTGTGGCGAGGGCAGCCAACGGCAGATGGTGCGCTATGGCACCGGCTTCACCGTGGACGCCGTCTTCTTCACCCACTTCCACGCCGATCACTACCTGGGCATCATCGGCTTCTTGCGCACGCTCGGGATGATGGGGCGCGACAGTGCCGTGCAGCTCTATGGGCCCCCCACCGCGCGCCGGCTCCTGAACCAGGCGGTGCACCTGGGCGTGGAGTCCCTGTCCTTCCCGGTGGAGATCCACGAGCTGCGCGATGGCGACACCGTGCGGCGGCGCGGCTATTCGGTGCAGGCGGTGGCGGTGGATCACCGCATCAACGCGCTCGGCTACGTGCTGCAGGAGGACGAGCGCCCGGGGAAGTTCAACCTGGAGAAGGTGAAGGCGCTCGGGGTGCCGTCCGGGCCGCTCTACGGCCAGCTCCAACGGGGCGAGCCGGTGCAACTGGCCGACGGCCGCACCATCCGCCCCGAGGAGGTCGTCGGCGAGCCACGTCCCGGCCGGCGGCTGGTCATCTCCGGGGACACCCGCCCCTGCCCCGCGATGGTGAAGGCCTCGCGGGAGGCGGATCTGCTCATCCACGAGTCCACCTTCTCCGATGACGAGCAGGCGCGGGCCCTGGAGACGAGGCACTCGACGGCGCGCGAGGCGGCCCAGGTGGCGCGCGAGGCGGGTGCCCGACGGCTCATCCTCACGCACCTGTCCAGCCGCCACGACACGGATCCATCCCGGCTGCTCGCCCAGGCGCGCGAGGAATTCAAGGGCCCCGTCGAGGTGGCCCATGACGGGCTCACCGTGGAGCTGCCCCTGCGCGACTGAGCCTGCTCTACTTGACGGCCGCCTCGGCCTCGGCGCGCAGGGCGCGAGCGCCCTCCGGGTCCACGCGCTGCAGCAGCTCCCACTCCAGCTCCCGGTCGCGCGTCATGTTGGAGGTGTCCGTGCCCAACGCCTGGCGCTGGCCCGTGCGCGCGTCCACCGGTCCCGGACCGGACTCGGTGCGGTTCTGCCGGAAGATCTCCACCGAGCTCAGCGCCGGGCTGGGCTGCCTGCCACGCACGTAGTAGCGCACGTAGTTGGTGCCCAGCGACGAGGGCGCGCCCACCATGGCCCAGTCGGTGGCGATCTCGAACGCGCCCGGCGCCTCGCGAAGGGGCAGCTCCTTCTCCTTCAAGAGCGAGCGCACCTGCGGCCACACCTCGGCCATGGGCTTGCGGTACACGTAGCCACTCGCCTTCTCCTGGATGTACAGCTCGCGGCGGCTGGAAGCGCATCCAGCGGCGAGCAGGGCGGCGGCGAACAACACCACGGACGAAAACCACGGCGAGTGCTTCGAGGAACGCATGGCAGCTCTCCTGGTGAATGAGGCGGAGAGCGGGCATTTGAAGCATGGGTACCCGAGGAGCGCTAGACTCGCGCGCCATGAAGGACGGGCCCCTTCGCCGGAGCATCAAACGCCTCGCACGGCTGCGCTATGACTTCGACCTCGCCGTCACGCGGCTGCTCTTGCGTGCCCGGGGAGAGCCGCGCTACCGGCTGACGGGCGCGTGCAACGGGTGTGGCCGCTGCTGTGAATCGCCCACCCTCGCCGTGAGCCGGCCCGTCTTCTTCCTGCGCTCGCTGCGCTGGCTCGTGCTCACCTGGCACCGGCTCGTCAACGGCTTCGAGTACGTGGGCGAGGACCGCCGGCACCGGCTCTTCGTCTTGTGCTGCACGCACTACGATCCCACGACGAAGCAGTGCGACTCCTACGACAGCCGGCCGGGGATGTGCCGCGACTACCCGCGCAACCTCGCCTTCGAGGCCCTGCCGGAGTTCTTCCCCGAATGCGGCTACTCGGCCGTCTACAAGAAGGCCGAGCCGCTGCGCCAGGCCCTCAAGAACAGCAACCTCTCGCCGGAGAAGTACGAGGAGCTGGTGCGCAAGCTGCACCTGCGCGAGTAGCCGCGCCCTGCATCACGCCGGGGGAAGACCTGAACGTAGCAAAGTGCATACACGGAAGCGGGACCCCATTGGTCATCGTCTTCGTCGTAGATGGCCACCCGCGCCCGGATGCTCTTGGACAAGGGAAGGATGCGGTAAGGGCAACCTGGCCGCTGCTTGAACAACTCCGCCCCGTTGAAATGCAGATAGAAGGCCCGCAGGTCCGGGTCCAGACGCCACCCCACCCTCCGCTCAAACTCCTCGATATGACTCGACGATGTGGTGCTACTCCTTTCAGTACGGGATTCTGTTAGCGCTACGCCCATCAGAATTCTCGCGGGTCGCTCCATTCAAAGTCTTCCTCTTGCCAGTTTGTGCAAGAGTTCAGTGTCTCTCCAAATCTCTTGATGAAATCCTGGAGGGCTTCGACCCCTGTCTGTCCCAGTCCGGCTTCTCCATCGGGGGCTCCATTGGCGTCTTTCACACACACATTCGCGACTGCGACGAAGCCTCCGGAGCTTCGCTCGAGGACCTTGTTCTTGTATCTGGACCAAGGAAGACACCGCATGTCTCGGACCTCGAAAATGCCTACCACCCGCTCTATTTTCGAGGCACCGTGCAGATCGACTGTTCTCCAGCTCATTCCTTGTTTCCTTTCTCATCCTCCTCGAACTCGCCGTTGCCCAGCGCCACCGGCCTGGCATCGGAACGAGGGGTGAAGACGAGGGGGTCGGTCTGGCCCGTGTCCAGGCGCACGACCCGGGAGGCGGTGCCACACCCGACGAGGAGAATCAGCATCTCGTTCGTGATCACGACCCTGTCGCCAGATACGCGCACGGTGTTTCCCGTTTCAGAATCGATGAACTTGCGTCACGTCCGGGTCGGGCTCCAGAGGAGGGCGCCGAGTGAGAATGGCCGGGGCTGTCCTCTGGTAGCCGGGCGGAGTGGGGCAGAAGTGGAGCATGGCATCCGAGGCGCCATGCCGTTCTCCTCGGCGCGGTGAACCCGGAGCCGAGCGAGTGTCCATGTTCAAGCACGGGGTTCGCTGTTGCTCCGTCCCTCAGAAATCCTGCGGGTCGCTCCATTCAAAGTCTTCCTCTTGCCAGTCTGTGCGAGAGTCCAATGTTTCACCCAGTCGCGTGATGAGATCTTGAAGGGCTTCGGTTTCTGTCCGTCCGAGCCCTGCTATCCAATCAGGGTTTCCATTGGCGTCTTTCACACACACATTGGGGACCGCGAGGAAATCCTGGGAGCCTTGCTCAAGAACTTTGATTTTGTATTTTGTCCATGGAATGCCTCGCATGTCGCAGACCTCGAAGAGACCCACCACCCGCGAAATGCTCGCGGCACCATGCAGATCGATTGCTCTCCAGTCCATCAGTTTCCTGCTTTCTTAGCGAGCCCCAAAAGATACAATCCGTCCATCTGGCGCGAGATCAATATAATTGCCTTTCTTGACATAGCGAACCACACCCTCGGTGGCGCCTTCAATTGGAAACTTTTGTGCGCCCTTGAGGTTCTGCCTGAAGCCTCTCGCCTTCCGTAGATACTGTGAGACATCCTTGGCCCCAACCTCTGCTCCATGCTTGGCGAAGTGTTCCTGGAGTGAGTCCAATGGAGAGTCGTAACTCCCTTCATGCCACCGTTCAAGCTCCGGAAGGTCGTCCTTCTTCGGAGCACCGTCACTGCTCGTGCGGCTTGACGTCATGGCCACCGCCCCTGGAGCGAGGGCGATGGTGACGGTCTCCGCGCTCACGGCGACCGTCTCCACTTCCCCCACCGCCGCGAGCCGGATGCCCACCTGTGTCTCGGCTTGTACGGCCGCCTGCATGGAGCCGGGCAGCTTCGGCACCTTCGCGGCCAGCCCCGGTGCCGTGTTGCCGATGGCCGCCATGGCCAGCATGGCGTATGCTCGCGCCGCGTTCCGGCCCATGAGCTTGCCGTACCGATCGCCCGCTGCGCGCAGCTCGTTGAACGTGGTGGCCCTGTCCGCCTCGTCCATCAGCCGCTTGAAGCCGACGACGAGGCCCCAGAAGGTCTCGACGCCCACGTAGGAAATGAGGGTGGCGGTCATCACCGCCGCGAGACCCTTGGAGACTGTCACGTCGGGAAGGGAGACGAGCACCATGTACGTGGTCCAGGTCCAGAGCACGGCCGCCACCATGGCGTGGGGGTCGGCCATGTCCTTGAACGCCTCCAGCATCTCGTCCAGCACGGCGCCCTTGGCGAGAGCCAGGGCCAAGGCGAAACGGCCATCCCCGTTGAGGGTGGGGCTTTCCGTCAACAGGCGCAGACAGTCCCCGGGCCTGCCAATGCGCTCGCACCAGCGCAGGTAGGCGCGCGTCAACTCCACCTGCGCCGTCGTTGACTGCCCCTCCAGGTACTCGCCCAGCTCGAGCGGAGTGATGCGGCGGCTGGGGGGCTCGTACGTGTACGAACCGCTCCGTGCCTCCACCTCGAACAGCCGCCGGGCGGCTTCCTGGGGCCGAGTGGGGGGCCGAACATCCCGAGCCAGTTCCGACACGGCATCCTTGAACTCGCTGTTGCCCAGCGCCACCGGTCTGGCGTCGGAACGAGGGGTGAAAACGAGGGGGTCGGTCTGGCCCGTGTCCAGGCGCACGACCCGGGAGGCGGTGCCACACCCGACGAGGAGAATCAGCATCACAGCCGTGCGGCACAGCTTCATGGGGATTCCTCTCGGTCACCCATCCATGGGTAGCCAGTCCGGAAGAATACCCAATGGGTACAACAACCCTCGGAGCGGGGTTCACGGGAAGGTCACGCCGCCAAGGGTGACAAGCCGGCCTCCGCTCTCGTCCCACAACTTGAGGCTGAAGGTGCCCCGCGCCTCGTGCGCCAGCAGCTCCGTCTCCACCACGACGAGGCCCATCTGGTCCGTCGGAATGGGCGCGAACTGCCACACCTTCGCCTCCTTCACGTCCTGGCCTTTTCCCACCAGCAGTGCCGCATCCTTGGCCGTCCAGGGGGCCGTGCCGAGGTTCTCCATGACCATCGCCACGGCCACCCGCATCACGTCCTCGCCTTTTTCCCGTCGCAGGGTGGTGGAGCGGTAGCTGATGATGGTTCTCGCGGGAAGCGCATTGGCCGAGGGCTTGGTGATGGTGCTCTGGATGTCCTTGGCCAGGACGCCTTGCCCGTTCTTCGTGTCCACCGTCAACAGCCCGCTGGCGAACAGCCCCGTGATGCCCAGCCCGCTTCCTTCCGCCTGCGTCCGCACCAACTCCGTTTGAAGCTGCCGGATTCGGGCTTCCTTCTCCTGTACCTCCTCCTGGTAGTCCTCGACGGTGCGCCGATTGCGGAAGACTTCCACCTGCCGCGCGGCCCGTGCCGGGTGGCCCACCAGCTCGAAGGTAGCGCTCGTTGGGGCGGCACCATCCGCGAAGCGCACCACCAGTTTGAGCCGTTCCCCGGACCGGAGTCCTTCCGGGGGATGACGGTGAGGCTTCGCGTCCCCGTGGACACGTCCTCGAAACGCTCGCGCTCTTGCAACTCCACCGCACCCGGTGGCAGCGGCGAGTCGAACCGGAAAGTGATGGGAAGGCCGGGGCTGATGCACACCTCCGGCGCCTTGTCGGTGGGAGCCGCCGACAGTTCGAGCCGGTGTGGCGACGCCTCACAGTTCGGAAGAGCTGGCTGCGTGGTAGCGCTGACATCCGCGAGGAGCGCCAGGAGCAACAGCACGGCGGGGGACGAGGTGAGCACGGAGCGGGGACCTCCAGCAGATGGGGTAGAGACTGGAGAAGTGGGCCTCTACCACACCTTCCCGCCCGGTAGGGCAGGAGCGCTCCCAATGCCCCTACCCGCGAACCACTCGGACAGCGCTACTCGAAACGGCGCACCGCCTCCACGCCCATGGAGGAAAAGACCTTGGCGGTTTCCGGTCCGCCATCGGGCTTCACTGGGACGCCACTTCTACCCTCGGCCCCCGCCTCCAGGCAGACCTTGAACGTGTCCCCCGTGGGTGTTCGGGCCTCGGTGAAACGGAAATAGGCGCGACCGTCTCCGAAATGGAGCTTGCCGGAGAGGATGGTCTCCTTTGGCAGCTTCCAATGAGGGCCTGGTAGTCCTTCGAGGCTGCCCCCGATAAGCAACCTCGCGGACGTGACGCCCTCGCGCACGGTGATGAATTTGGAGTCTTCGCGGATGAGGTCGACGAGGCCCGTGTCCCCAATTCCGATGCCGAGCGTTTCGGTCATGGTTTCGACGGCACCCGCCGGGCACGGCTCGCCTTCGGGGGCGGGACGCACCTGGGCACCGGGACACGCCGTGTTGGCGGCAGCGGCGGCACCGACACACCACTTCGCCAAGGGTGAGAGGAGCCCCTTCTGCTGCTTGTCCCCCGGGGGCCTGGGGGCCTGCTGCTTCTTCAAGGCGTCGTCCTTGGGTCGCGTCACCAGCGAGGCGACGACCGCAGGGGTTTGCTTCGCCGGGGGCGGAGCTGCGGCCCGCTCAATCTCCGGCGGCGGCCACGGGGGCGCCACTTCCTGACCGGGAAGAGCCTTCCACGTTGGGGAGGAGGCGGAGGACGCCACGGATGGGGACTCGGGCGTCCACCGCCGCGCGAGCCACCACCCGGTAAGGGCCACGCCCACCAGCACGGCCATCCACACCGCCGCACGCCGAAGCGCCTGGAGCGCCATGGCCTGCACGGGCACATGCGCCACCGTGGCCGGAGTCGGTGTCGCCGGGGTGGGCTCCACGGGGGGCACGGCCGCCTCGGGCTTCTCGCGCGCCGCGGCTGCCCGGCGGCCTCGCCTCGCTCCACGGGGGCCGTCATGCAGGGGCACCTGCCAGGAAGCATCCGCACGGGCCATCAGGTGCGACAGCTCCTTCACCAACTCCAGGACGCTCGGGTAGCGCTTCTCCGGCGTCTTCTCCAAGAGCTTCATGCACACGTCACTCACCACCCACGGCACGTTGGGGTTGACGATGTGCGGCGGCAGGGGCTCCTGGTGGATGACGGCCTTCACCGAGGCCTCGTCCTCCCACGCCACCTCGAAGGGGAAGCGGCGGGTGAGTAGCCGGTAGAGCACCACGCCCAGCGCGTATTGGTCGTCCGCCTTCCCGGGCCGGTAGGTGACTCGCCGGTCGTTCCAGTGCTCCAGGCCGAAGCGCCACGCCTCCGGGCTGCGGTAGTGGGGCGTCCCCGGGGGGAACAGGCCCTCGGTGAGGGTGGTCTGCCCCTCACGCCTGGCGGCCCCGAAGTCCAACAGCACCGGCTCCCCATCCTCGTCGCGCACGACGATGTTGGCTTCCTTCACGTCCCGGTGGACGACATGCCTGTCATGTGCCACGGCCAGCCCGCGCGCTACCCCCACCAGCTTGCCCACCACGACCCACGTATCGGGGTTCTCCTCCCAGGCCCACACGTCGAGCGGGCGGCCCTCGACGTACAGCATCTTCAAGCAGAAGAACTCGGGCAGCGCGGGCGGCCAGTAGCTGAAGCCCACCTGCTGCACGAGGTTCTTGTGCTGGAAGGACATGGCGAGGATGCCCTCGCGCTCGGCCCACTGCCTGGCTCGGTAGAGCGGGACGAACTTGAGGGCGAACAGGGTGCCAGTCAGCTTGTCCCGTGCCCGGTACACGGTGCCGTAGCCCCCACGCTCCACCAGCTCTTCGATGATCGCGCCGTTGACGTTCGTGCCGGGCGGCAGGTCCGGCGTGTCCCGCTCGTTCATGGCGCTACACGCTAGCAGCTCCGCGGGGCGGATACCTACCTGGTGAGACTCCCTCACGGGGCCAACTTCTCGGACAGGGTGGCCACTCCCTGGCGAGCGGCGGCATGAGCCGCTGGGCGTGCTACATCGGGTGATGAAGCACGTGCGACTGCTCCCGGGCGCGCACGTCCACCGCCTCCACGCCGCTCGTGGCCCGCGCGGCGCGGAAGTGCTCGAGCAGCAGCGACGCCACCTTGTCCGGCGCCTCGAGCGGCAGGGCATGGCCCTCCTCGGGCAGCAGGCGCACGATGGGGCGCTGCTCGAAGTACGGCTCCAGTCCCCGGGTGAACGTCTTGCGCAGGGCCGGATCCCGCTCGCCCCAGATGAGCATCAGCGGGGCGCGCGCACGTGGCGTGGCGAGCAGCCGGCGCCGGCCCCCGGGCGTGAAGAGGAAGCGGAACAGCTCGCGGTAGTAGGTGATGGGCGGGCGCGCCGCCTCGGGCCGCGCGAAGTGGGCCTCGTACTCCGCCAGCTTTCCCAGAGGCACGCGTGAGGCGTCCACCATCTGCCGCCGCAGCATCCAGGACACCAGGACACCGCCCCCCGCGGACAA from Cystobacter ferrugineus encodes the following:
- a CDS encoding efflux RND transporter permease subunit, producing MLLSDVSIRRPVFTAMMSLCLIVLGVMGFTRLGTDLFPDVSIPVVVVNTIYKGAGPGEIETQVIKPIEDAVAGINGVDKIHSFSRENVGTVVVQFKLSTNLDRAVQEVRDKVSGVSNRLPADADAPVIGRVDLSAVAVLTYAASAQADSRTVRKLIEDQLKPALAQLEGVADVRINGGDVREIQVDIDLDKARAVGVSPMEVGQRIGSENLDLPAGRLQLGSTELTVRSLGQFKSVEELRQLPVAQGRTGAQVRLEEIATVTDGAEERRTTTRLNGQDAVILEIVKQPGSNTVAVSDAVKAAMTKLVPTLGHEFQATLLIDQSVPIRENAHEVWIALVFGGAMAVLIILMFLLDPRGTFISSLALPTSVIGTFFVMYLLNYSLNQMTLLALSLAIGLLIDDAVVVREAITHRLEQGEDPVSAASNGTKDVGLAVLATTLALVAVFVPVAFMPGMVGQFLQQFGITISVAVLISLFISFTLDPMLSARLAKQRQAGEHHQENALARSIRGFLDGSERVYSRILRWVLDHKWATMGITLGAMLLSFGAARGLGLEFMSPEDRSQFFVQLILPDSSNLEQTGKRVEQAEKLLREIPEVTDIYSIVGENGDVNKARIRVLTTEKHARTRGIQAIKEDARSRLDPELVATRVLMMDPPIIDGLGGDFYPIIVRVTGPDLSQLKVEADRIAGMLHDIPGTVDIRVDFNPPKPELAIEIDRARAKDLGLSASALAMQMRLAIGGDVSAKLREGVDETDIRVRLSARDRDTPERVRQLQLATPRGMVPVSDVAKVELRDGPSVIEHENRQKQIAVYAQLKDAALGDVAAKFREKVEAQPLPAGYSLIYDGQMKMLTEQNDAFGSAFLLAFVFIYMVLASQFESFKHPFTIMVSLPLALVGALLGLYFGGFHVSMGAMIGIILLMGLVTKNAILLVDGALQYLREGATVDEALMKAGPRRLRPILMTSAAMAIGMVPTAIGQGVGSEFRAPMAIAVIGGVITSTFLTLLVVPVVFAAMEHLGFSKRASMPAEAPVLPIPEPRQHSDRAA
- a CDS encoding DUF2293 domain-containing protein is translated as MSDSLTVSPTSDPRRVRAADGSVLTVPAGWALLPPGDAGLTRRVKAAGPSWTVVEKKGRKIFSRGVWAPEAHITAAQAALEAERATPAYARRREADVRRREREQAEYEVDFANAVLRFLAFAPSFMPQAKLLAVAVSAHATPVGSGTVARTERIPIERRAEAAVIAWMRHQTTAYDNLSIARVKGARREVRRELAEVSRAVLDLHRREGGHPVAACPLCKALARLGPGQSS
- a CDS encoding efflux RND transporter periplasmic adaptor subunit, which gives rise to MKLIRTPLVAGLAAVGMAAASLSLSGCRADAAPTPATPAATPGVQSVTLAAPRAVRSTPREEVTGTLFPSQSLQVGFEVGGRLEKVRVKKGQTVQEGQMLGQLNPEIADAQLAQAQASVAAAEVSAAMAADVAERNAKLQQQGNVSDLQNRTSSTQARQAEAQLLAARAQLAQAQAGRRKHDLKAPFPGTVTDAPEQVGAIVGPGVALFSLENVSTLLLKTTVAESTRARLKPGTRVRVEVIGGSTFTDEAVIRTVIPSADPATRRIPVDILVPNKDGRFVANTLARVVLPLGEAEEAHALPTSALSSSGGDHVFVVAPSGEVRRVDVQVLERGVREVVVKAAAPLDKVVEYLTPSLTEGTRVSVK
- a CDS encoding TetR/AcrR family transcriptional regulator, which codes for MARPADPHARAALIAAARVEFMKKGLKGARIEDITAACGLSKGAFYLHATSKEALFGEVLGEFMSALQGLIDQRREETERFFAEQGAVEASDVSERSERYERLLAMSAEGDLRTLELMWSYRDVMQVLMRGCQGTDFESLVWGFVDREVSRVAQEFRRLQSGRALRTDVPSEVIGSLIVGTYVLLAQRMSQMQEKPDLAAWANSIHLLIREGCVPRCDVAAPVEPSRESPPKTSTSSRRAPSRALSRTRSTPRSGS